ATTGGACGCTTGGACTGTTTACATTGATGAATATACTCAAAACTCCAGGCCAGACAATCCTGAATTGACCTACCCTTAAGGAACCCATACTGATTTTGTGGATACACTTGAGGATCACCTTCTTCAACCCGTTGGCGAACAATTTTGTTAGGAATTTAAGACAAGTGTTGGTGAGAGATATTGGCCAGAAATCATCGGGCCCTTCTGGAGAAATGATCTTGGGTATGAGCGTAATGAGGGAGGCATTAATGTTCTCCAACGAAAGCTTCCCCTCATAAAAATCCTGAATCATCCTCGAGAAGTCCTTCTCAATTATAGGCCAACAACGCTTGACAAACATCCCATTAAAGCCATCTGGACCAGGTGCCCGATCCACCGGCAATTCCTTCAAAACTTTGTTAATTTCCTCAGTAGAAAATGGCAAGGATAGCTCCTCCAGTCCCGGGATGGGCTGAATTAATTGATTCAAATCGAAGCCCATATTGATCCCTTGGACCTGGCCCATCCTTGATTTGAACGAAGCCCAAAGAATTCCCACCATCCGAGCGTGATCAGTCACAGGATGAAGCATGGAACTGGTCATCAGACTGGAGATTGAATTCCTCCTCATACGCTCCGAGGCCATGCCATGTAAAAATTTGGAATTCTCCTCGCCAACCTTTATATACCGAATAGTGCGCCTCTGTTTCCAATAAATATAGTGAATTTTCAACACATGCTCATAGTGGAACTTCACAATTTTCCGGAAATTGAATTCTGGCCTTGTTAAAGGTCGCACTTCCTCTAGCTGATCAAACTGTAGAATCGCCTTTGAGCAATCAACAGTAAGTTTTTTGATGTATGATAACTTTTTGCTCCAAATTTTCAAATCATACCGCAGCCGCTTAAATTTCCTTGTGATAACCGCAGAAGCAGAAAGATCAGAGAAGACTGGTGCATTCCAAGACTTGGTGACACAATCCATGAACCACGGCATATCAAACCAGAAATTTTCAAACCGAAAAGTCTTGGCCGCAGGAATGGTAGTGTCAATGGACACCACACAAGGCACGTGATCCGAGGCAGTTCTGGCGAGTTGATTAACCACGGTGTTCGGATAATGTGAGATCCAATCAGCAGtagtaaagaaccaatcaagtTGCTCGAGCAGGGGGTTTTGCTGCATATTAGACCAGGTGAAGCTACGGCCTTTCAAGGGCAGCTCCAAGAGACCAAGGTGACCAATTATTTCGTTGAAGAGGAAAATATCATTAATATCACCACCCGGGAGGTTTTTGTTATCCAATGACCTAATGAAATTAAAGTCCCCCAACAATAGCCAATTTTCATCGGGAGGGATGTCTAGATGATATAGAAAACTAACGAAATCGTCCCTAGGCTGACCCTCACATGGACCATATACAGAGGCTAAGGTCCATTTTTCGGAGTTCTGCAACGATTGGAAGGAGACCACAACACCAAATCTCTGAATATCAACAGGCTAGCCGTGAAAGATCGAAGAATTCCAAACGACTAAAATCCCACCGAAGGCTCCAATAGAAGGCGAGAACGCGAGTTGATCAAACCTCCTAGGGCAAAAGGATCTAATCGTTCGAATATCAAAGTTCTCGCATTTAGCTTCCTGCAGACAAAGTACAGAACATCTGCTCTCCTCAATCTTGGCACGTAGGTCACGCTGCCTAGCCTCAGAATTCAGCCCACGCACGTTCCAATAGAGCACATTCCAATTTCGAAAATAACAATTATCCATAAAAAAACAGCGCGGCGAAGTAGTTGCAGATCCAGCTGCTTAACAGCGTGGAAAAGATCATAACATAAGTGGCAATAGCAGTAACCAAGGACTTCAGACAGTCACACAAACAGAAAGTACTAACATAAGACGGACACAAAAACAAAAGTGCCCAACTCTCCATCAAGCTTCTTGGGCTGTCAATCATCATGTGGACCATCGTCTTCTTCAGCGGGACGTGGAGAAGCCATAAGCTTCTCGACCGATAACTCAGACGGATCAATGCCCAGAGCCACTCCAATTGCCTGCATTGTTGGAATAGGTGTCTGGGTGGGAGAGGGAGCTGGCTGTGCTCATCGTCAAGACGAAGCTTCTTTGCCTTCGGGCGACGCAGGGGGGCAGATCTCGAAGGGATTGCAGAAACTGGCTTCATGCCCGTCCTTTTGGCAGAACTGCGTGTCATTCTTCTGGTGGAGAAGTCCAGAACCGGCTCCACAAGCGTGACAGAACGCCTGGAGCGTACAGACTGACGTGGTCGCTTGCCCAGCGGAGTTGGAGAGACCCAAGTAAACTGAAAATCCTCCTGAGAAACCTGGGAAGGAGAAAGTGGAACCTGGGAATGGGAGCATGAGAGATCATCAGGTGTCAACTCTTCAATGACCACCGAAGAGTTGCTTCCAGGATCGGAGACACATTGCTTGGCAGACAAGAGCAGAAATTTCTGTTGCAGATCAGCAGACCCAAATTTAACTTGCATCAACGTCGCAGAAAATCCAGGCAGACAAGCTGGTATATCCCTGATGAAAAATTCATGCAATAAAGATATGAACGATCTCTCCCAGATCATTGCCGGCGAAAGAACTGGCCCATAAGAGACCCTGACCATTCCAAGATGAATTTGGTCCAACTGCACTATCGGTGGAGCTTGCAGAGGCTGCTGGACTTCAACCATATCCTCATCATCAGAAGAGTCCACGGATGGGTTCAAAATCATAGAATTTTGGTCCTGGGCTGGTTGAACCTCCTCATGCTGCTGCTGATCGGGCTGAACCTATTCCTCCCACTGGCCCCATGCCGCACATCATTCTGTCCTTGATTAGGGCCCGGTGGAACTGCATTCCATCCCAGAGCAGGGTATGGAGGCATTGCCCAAAATGGTTGCGGCACCTCAACTCCAGGCAACGGGTGGGGATTCCCATTAAGAGGCATAGGATCTTCATCCGCTGGGATCATGGCACCCGCAAATTCCCCTGATAAGATATAACAACCAGCTGACCATCATGGCACCCGCAAATTCCCGAAAGGTGACCGAGCGAGGGACTAGCGCATTATCAGAGAACGAGGCACGGACCAAAGATATAATACGCCTGTCAGTGCTATTCCAGTAGTGGAACTGTCCGAAGGAGCAAACCATATCAGCAATGCACTGAGTGTTTCTATAATCTAAAGGGATGCCGATGAACATCAACCACCCCGTCCACTGGCCATGAATAGCACGAAAACCTTCACCCTAATTGTGAGGGATAAAGCGGACAAAAAACTCATTGCCTTCATCATCGACCCCTAAAGGAAATGGCGGATGTAGAGTAAAAGAGCCCCGGACAACTGGATCTTCCATCTCGAACAAACCAACTCATTGAAACCAAGTTTGAGCAGAAATAACCGGAACATGCATCACATGAACTAGGAAATCGAGAACCTGCTGACGACGGACACCAACCAGCTCTGGGGGCGGGATCGGCTCCACAATGGCCACCATGTACAGCTCATGCGCTCGGGGTGGTGGAACGGCCGGCGTGTAGAAGGTGCGGGGCAGACGATCCGCTCCGCCATCTTCAATGTAGAAACCCGCTGGGATGAAGCGATGCGGGTACATCTCGAACACTGCCATTGGAGGCTGCGGAGCAGGAGCCGGAGCGGAGCTGGAGGAAGCTTGGGTGTGCGAGGCAGGGCGAATaggcggcgatggtggcggcggagAAGCAGAGGATGGGGTTTTCTCCGGAGTTGTTTGGTCTCGGGAAACTAGAGAGACGGGGGAGGAATGGAAGTCCTCTTTTCGGTCCCGCTTCCCAAAACCCGGCGATGGGACTTTAGGCACCCAGACGGACAAGTCAGGCGGCTTGCCGGTGCGGTTTTTTTTAACGTGTCCCGAACGAAAGCAATTGCGGCACCAGACCTGATTCATGCATGTCTGTGACGTGTGGCGCATAGCCAAGAAATTCTGACAGTCCCAATAACTCGAGTGctgaggtagccctcgcacaacatgacgaaggccgacaacagcaccaccatgttcggtgtaaggtggtgcggctggaggtGATAAAATTGGAGGAAGGAGCGGATCAAAAGACGACGCGCTCGCGTACTTCGGCACTGGCGTGATCTCTTTCGCCGGCAGGACGCACGTCTCGATATAACCCACGCCGGGCAGCCGCCTCGTGTCGCGCAGGATGTTGAGGTGGTCCTTTTggatgttggagccgtcccaggtGCCGGAGTTCGCCTTGTGGCGCGCCATAAGTGCTTGGAGCACGACGAAGGCGCGAGGCCGCGGCGGAGCGGAGAGGGCTCGAGAAGAAAAAGCTCAACTACGACGGCGAGCCGCAGCAGCACTTTGGTAGAGCATGGAGTGCggcggcagcgaggaagaagaggaggctAGAAAATGGCGAAGGAGAGGAGCGCGCGCGTGCGTCTGCCGCTCCGCTCctcccctacttatagcccctggctatgaagccgaggggacagggcgtgggatcgtgggattaactgcgcccacgaTCCCACGACCCTGCGGTTACCGCGTAATAATGTCACGTGGTAATGGCGCGCAGGATCCCAACCGCCCGCCTTGGCCGCAGTGGATCCGCGCGCGTGCCGAGGCCCGGTAGTGGCGAGCCCGGCCTGCAGCGACATCCCATCGTGTGTGTGGGTTGGCAGGTCGGCCCGTCTGGCAAGCGCCGCGTGGCGTGCGAGCGGTGGGCGTTTTGCCTAGATGCTTTGCTAGCACTCCACCTGGCTCCCACCAAGGCATTTCAAAAACCACCAGGCGACCCGTCTGGTCATGTCCGGCTCCTGGCAATCGACGCGCCGAGAGATGGACGGAGCAAGAATCAAATGAAGCACTCGGAGTAGGAAGCTGCCGAGGCTCCTTCGTTTCGTCAGCCGCGGAGCCTCATCAGCTTCAGGGACTACTGTCGAAGTAATTGATcacgggtagcctcatcggcCCCCCATGGcgcttcaagacatcggggccggttGCGCC
The sequence above is a segment of the Aegilops tauschii subsp. strangulata cultivar AL8/78 chromosome 6, Aet v6.0, whole genome shotgun sequence genome. Coding sequences within it:
- the LOC141025962 gene encoding uncharacterized protein produces the protein MARHKANSGTWDGSNIQKDHLNILRDTRRLPGVGYIETCVLPAKEITPVPKSLDNKNLPGGDINDIFLFNEIIGHLGLLELPLKGRSFTWSNMQQNPLLEQLDWFFTTADWISHYPNTVVNQLARTASDHVPCVVSIDTTIPAAKTFRFENFWFDMPWFMDCVTKSWNAPVFSDLSASAVITRKFKRLRYDLKIWSKKLSYIKKLTVDCSKAILQFDQLEEVRPLTRPEFNFRKIVKFHYEHVLKIHYIYWKQRRTIRYIKVGEENSKFLHGMASERMRRNSISSLMTSSMLHPVTDHARMVGILWASFKSRMGQVQGINMGFDLNQLIQPIPGLEELSLPFSTEEINKVLKELPVDRAPGPDGFNGMFVKRCWPIIEKDFSRMIQDFYEGKLSLENINASLITLIPKIISPEGPDDFWPISLTNTCLKFLTKLFANGLKKVILKCIHKISSSSVLLNGIPGKQFKCKCGVRQGDPLSPLLFVIAADLLQSVVNQMLEHAKDDELVALKNMLITFQQSTGLKVNFAKSSTIPLSMTDEEAARLAAILGCKIGQLPFTYLGLPLGTTRPRIIDLMPLVDSLERRLNIPAGVIKQLGRIFRQCLWRGNSDAPKQSLAAWELGCPEAA